The Chloroflexota bacterium genome includes a window with the following:
- a CDS encoding nitroreductase — translation MEVMAAILSRRSVRRYKPDPVKEEDLRVVLEAARWAPSWANTQCWNFIVVRDAAVKAKLAATLNLGNPATEAIKEAPVVIAACAELGKAGYKRGEVSTDKGDWFMFDVALAMQNLALAAWSMGLGTVHVGLVDAKKAAEILQLPPGIVFVEMTPLGYPAEEPKAPRRRELSEIVFYDKYGQR, via the coding sequence ATGGAGGTAATGGCTGCCATCCTATCGAGGAGAAGTGTGCGGCGCTACAAGCCTGATCCGGTGAAAGAAGAGGATCTCAGGGTTGTGCTGGAGGCTGCCCGTTGGGCTCCCTCCTGGGCTAACACCCAGTGCTGGAATTTCATTGTAGTGCGTGATGCTGCAGTCAAAGCCAAGCTGGCAGCTACTCTTAACCTCGGCAACCCGGCCACTGAAGCTATCAAAGAGGCGCCTGTGGTCATAGCGGCCTGCGCTGAGCTGGGGAAAGCGGGCTACAAGCGGGGTGAGGTCTCTACTGATAAAGGCGATTGGTTTATGTTTGATGTAGCTCTGGCAATGCAGAACCTGGCCTTGGCGGCCTGGTCTATGGGCCTGGGTACGGTGCATGTGGGGCTAGTGGATGCCAAGAAGGCAGCCGAGATACTGCAACTGCCGCCGGGGATCGTTTTTGTGGAAATGACGCCGCTGGGCTATCCAGCCGAGGAGCCTAAGGCACCGCGCAGAAGGGAACTATCTGAGATCGTATTCTATGATAAATATGGTCAGCGCTAA
- a CDS encoding SDR family NAD(P)-dependent oxidoreductase, with amino-acid sequence MGTKLQGRSAVVTGGGRGIGRDIALALAGEGAKVVVADPGASRTGSGSDLAPAEEVVAEIKKHGGTAIANHDSVTDFAAAERIIKSCVDSFGRIDILVNCAGVLRDRMLHNMSEEEWDTVLSVHLKGTFNMCRHASGFMRGQRFGRIINIASAAWLGSVGQGNYSAAKGGIVSFTRTAALELGRYGVTCNCIVPMAATRMTLDEDVKAKFKRQFEEGAITKARYEELVNMPGPEFIAPVAVYLATDAAANVNGLVVRSAGGTVGIYSEPSIVKIIHKDHRKGEPWTVDELADLVPKILLAGYVNPAPPEEQKK; translated from the coding sequence ATGGGAACAAAGCTTCAAGGCAGGAGTGCAGTGGTTACCGGTGGCGGGCGCGGTATTGGCAGAGACATAGCTCTGGCGCTTGCTGGAGAAGGAGCTAAAGTGGTAGTGGCCGATCCAGGGGCCAGTCGGACGGGGTCAGGAAGTGATCTGGCACCAGCAGAGGAGGTGGTTGCCGAAATCAAGAAACACGGGGGCACAGCTATTGCCAACCACGACTCAGTAACGGATTTTGCTGCTGCGGAGAGAATCATAAAGAGTTGTGTAGATAGCTTTGGTCGCATAGATATCCTGGTCAATTGTGCTGGCGTTCTTCGCGATCGAATGCTGCACAACATGAGTGAAGAGGAATGGGATACTGTGCTCAGCGTCCACCTCAAAGGCACCTTCAATATGTGTCGTCATGCCTCCGGATTTATGAGGGGGCAGCGATTTGGGCGTATAATCAACATCGCCTCTGCTGCCTGGCTGGGCAGCGTCGGGCAAGGCAATTATAGCGCTGCCAAAGGTGGCATAGTAAGCTTCACTCGTACTGCTGCTCTAGAGTTGGGAAGATATGGCGTGACCTGTAACTGCATTGTTCCCATGGCAGCGACCAGGATGACCCTGGATGAAGATGTAAAGGCAAAATTCAAGAGGCAGTTTGAAGAGGGTGCCATCACCAAAGCCAGGTATGAAGAGTTGGTGAATATGCCAGGGCCCGAGTTCATAGCCCCAGTTGCGGTTTACCTAGCCACCGATGCAGCAGCCAATGTCAATGGGCTGGTAGTTCGTAGTGCTGGTGGTACGGTGGGCATATACTCCGAGCCGTCTATTGTCAAGATCATACACAAGGATCACAGGAAAGGTGAGCCGTGGACAGTGGACGAACTGGCTGACTTGGTGCCCAAGATATTGCTTGCGGGTTATGTCAATCCAGCGCCTCCTGAGGAACAGAAAAAGTAA